The Flavobacterium johnsoniae genomic sequence TGCAAAAGCAGAAATTTCAGTTCAAGATTTAGTCGCAATCGCTGTAAGTCAAGGTCCAGGATCTTACACTGGATTGAGAATTGGTGTTTCGGCTGCAAAAGGTCTGTGTTATGCTTTAAATATTCCTTTAATTGCTGTAGATACACTTCAAACGTTGGCTTCTCAAGCTGAAGTTACAGATGGAAAAATTATTCCGATGTTAGATGCTCGCAGAATGGAAGTTTATAGCGCGATTTTTAATTCAGATTTGACAATCGATAGAGCTATTAAAGCGGAGATTATTGATGAAAATTCATTTCAAGAATTTAATGATAAACTCTATTTTGTTGGAGATTGTGCAGACAAATGTAAAGCTGTCTTAACAAAAGAGAATTTTGTGTTTTTAGAAGATGTAAAATACCCTTCAGCAAACGCGATGAGTAAAATCAGTTATGATAAGTATCAAAAAAGCGACACTGTAGACGTCGCTTATTTTGAACCTTATTATTTAAAAGATTTTATGATTGCTCCTCCAAAAAAGC encodes the following:
- the tsaB gene encoding tRNA (adenosine(37)-N6)-threonylcarbamoyltransferase complex dimerization subunit type 1 TsaB, whose protein sequence is MSFILNIETATKNCSVSVAKDGKTIACNELADEGYSHAEKLHVFIEEVIAKAEISVQDLVAIAVSQGPGSYTGLRIGVSAAKGLCYALNIPLIAVDTLQTLASQAEVTDGKIIPMLDARRMEVYSAIFNSDLTIDRAIKAEIIDENSFQEFNDKLYFVGDCADKCKAVLTKENFVFLEDVKYPSANAMSKISYDKYQKSDTVDVAYFEPYYLKDFMIAPPKKQ